A part of Sparus aurata chromosome 19, fSpaAur1.1, whole genome shotgun sequence genomic DNA contains:
- the prlh2 gene encoding prolactin releasing hormone 2: protein MLPGRAADVRQCVLLTSRWLPAALALLLLLSSSLSSAHSTTVEHDFHIVHNVDNRSPEIDPFWYVGRGVRPIGRFGKRHSSVESLGSEGMQPMVRTLALLLNSIRNKENLGNMDAEDRDWLP from the exons ATGCTGCCTGGGAGAGCGGCTGATGTCCGGCAGTGCGTCCTCCTGACGAGCCGCTGGCTGCCTGCAGCTCTggcgctgctcctcctcctctcctccagcctcaGCAGCGCTCACAGCACCACGGTGGAGCACGACTTCCACATTGTTCACAATGTCGACAACAGAA GTCCAGAGATAGACCCGTTCTGGTACGTGGGACGTGGGGTGAGACCCATAGGGCGCTTTGGGAAGAGGCACAGCAGCGTGGAGTCTCTGGGCAGCGAGGGAATGCAGCCTATGGTCAGGACGTTGGCGCTGCTGCTCAACAGTATCAGAAACAAGGAGAATCTTGGGAACATGGATGCGGAGGACAGGGATTGGTTACCGTGA